In the genome of Pelmatolapia mariae isolate MD_Pm_ZW linkage group LG4, Pm_UMD_F_2, whole genome shotgun sequence, the window CATCGAGGGTGGTTGCTGACAGCTCTCTGGGCTGTTCATTTGATCACATCCAGCATGGTGTTCTCAAAACCTGAGTGGGGTATGACTCACTTCTGGAGTCCCCAGTGGACGTCAGTGGAACTGCAGCCTTCACAGGTTGCAGGCCGTTTCCCTGCGTCGGGTTCCTTTTTCAGCCGCTGTAATTTGCAGCTAAAAGGCTCTCATTGTGTCCGGATTATGAGAAACATTTCCAGGAAATTGGATCCATCCATCACTTtgtgcagcagctgttttgGGACTACTTCCATCTGATTTGGTTAAAATTGAGTTGAATGAATGAGCGTACAGCATTTATCTGCATGGAAATATGGGCCGATGAACGCACAGGAGATCTGCAGAAAATGAGCACCTCCAACTTTTATGACCTTAGAAAGTTCTCATGTTTATATCTTGTCAGTAAAAATAACTCAGGGTTTTCTGTATTGCACAGCCTTCTGCGTGGTTAACGAGCAGCTTGTTTCtcatgcacacaaacagcagaGGTTCTCACGAAGACCGGTTGTTGATTAAAAGTGTGTTTTGTCCCGAGTGCGGCGTGCAGCAGCCGTCACCTGGCTCTTACAGACAGCTTGTTCTGCAGTAAATCCTTCAGGTCAGCTGTGCTGGAAGTTTCAGGCTTCATGCCAAACTACTTAGAAAAGTGCAGCCAGAAAATGTGGGCCAGCCTGAACACGGCTGTGACGCTGGCTCCCGAGGTCTCGTTCCTCCCTGGACACCAGGGTACAGATTATCTGGGTCTGCTTTACAGCCGAGCATGAATCTGAGATTAGAACCGTGTTTTTATTCTATATTCACAAAGACGCTGAGCAGCCTGCTCGCGATGAAGCCGGCGTCAGGGAGGCAAAAGTGGAAGAGCagattttgttgtttcatttgCATATTCGtgcattttaatattttccCTCCAGCACAGCAAAGGAAACTGTTATTCACTCACACGTTTATATTTGGATTTCTTCTCATATTTTCAGGCTTTTTCTTCCATTTTCGTCTCTCGGGCTTTCACAGATAAACACACTGAAGCTCGATGTGGCCGTGGTTTGCTTTTAGCAGATAATCACGGTGGAAATTTTCACCAGTGTCACGAAAAACACGGCAAACTTTATCTAACATTTCCAGACATCATTCTTAtttcaaagaagaaaatgtcTGAGAGTGATCAGCTACTCTGCTCATTTCGAGCTTTTCTTTGTTCATTTAATTCTTGATCTCTAGAGTGGCTTTGCATGACtcaaagttcaaaataatccaatATGGAGGGCCGGGAGTGCCAAgattaataattaaaattaaactaaactTAACTAAATAAGaggaaataaataagtaaattgtTATACAGTGTTCCCTCGCTATAatgcggttcacctttcgcggcctcgctgtttcgctgattttttggggtgcaattttgcatgttttttttgttttttcttacagCGCATTGTATTCTGAGTTAAAGACGCGCTGCATATGAATACTGCTGAAAAAAGGTGGAGAGGATAAGGACTCAAAGATGACGAAGCATCATCCACGCAGGAGACGCTTTGACCCAGAAACACGACCAATATCTATTTTTAACAACGATCACCGGTGCTGGTGTTTGCTGATGGATTTTATTTGTAGGAGTCCGACTCATATGTTGATCGATATTAGCTTTTTGCCAATATATTAAATCTGCATTTGTAACGGCTGATAAATAAGAGTAAAGAAGAGACAATAGAAACACCCTTCAAACGTCTTATTAGTCTTgatgttgcatagtttgtccaccagagggcactctgcaacttTTTTGTTTAGAATGCCTCAAAAAAGGAGTCAACAAATAATTCATGACTTGTTGTAGCAATGAAACAAGATTATTTTTGAGCTAAATTTTTATACTTTCTTGGTAAATCATCATAAATTAGACACATAACGAGTGGAAGGTAAATCATTTATGGATTTTGATATTGATATCGGTCTCAATAATCTTACATCGGTCAGGTTCTGACGTTAATGTCCTCCCGTTTGATCACATGACGCTGTTTCTCTCTGTAGTTTCTCCTCTGGATCGATGCCCATCCAGAGGAGTCAGTGGGCGTGCGGCTGCTGCACTTTCCTCAATGCTGCCGGCGCCCCCCGCTGCTCCATCTGTGAAGCTCCTCGGCAGGGACCCGATGCCCGGTGGATGTGGCCCGGAGCGAGCAGAGAGGATGACGGTTGGGCGTGCCCACGCTGCACACTGGCGAACCCCCCCGACAGCCTGGCCTGCAACCTCTGCGGCTATGCCAGGGCGTCCGCGGAAGCCCAGCCCCGGCCTCAGCGCTCCAGCAGCTGCTCCGGCCCCCTCAGGATGTCCTGGACGGAGACGTGCCGACCGCAGAGCAGGAAGCAGCCCCAAGACGCCGACAAAAGCGGCCTGGCGTGGGAGTGCTCGAGGTGCACGCTGCAGAACACGCCCACCTCCATGTCCTGCTCGGCCTGCGGTGGACCCCGCAAACTGTCCCTCCCTCAGATCCCGGCCGAGGCGCTCCTCGTGCCCGACGTCTGCGAGGATCCCGGAGCACGGCGGGCCGAACCTGCAGCGGCAGCGCTCTCGCTATCGATTTCTGCCCGAGGGGAGAGCTTACCTGCAGAAGCTTTGCATCCGAACACCTCCTCCTCCGTGCTGActgcgccccctgctggccacaACAATCCAGTGCCCTGCAGCCGCAGAGAGGTGCCCCCTCCAGatgttggcctcagccaggctCAGAGCACGTCTTCTCCCTCCATCCTCGCTGTGTCCCATCCCTCCACCCAGCCGGAGCTGCTGGCCGGCAGGAGACTCAGCATCCTTAAAGAAGAGATGTCCCCGTTGTCACCTGCATCAGACGCCTCCATGTCGTTTTCGCTTGCTGTCCACAGGATGGAGGAGTGGGCGTGTCCGGCGTGCACACTCATAAACCGGCTGGAGTCCAAACACTGCCAGGCCTGCCACACCCCTCAGCAGCTAAAAGCGGAATTGTTCCCAAGGAGGAAGGAGAGCCGGCTGGTGGAGGCGCTGCGGCAGAGCGACGAGGGTGCGGCCAAAGAGCTGTGGGAGAACATCGTCAGCTTCTGCAGAGAGGTGCGTTTAAAGCACACACTCACCTTTAAATTTAAGTCAGAAACAAGAGTTTATGCTGATGTTACTTCACTTTCGGTGGAGGTGGACTGACAGTCTTCCTCAGAGCCATAACGACCTCCACCCAGAGCGCAGAGCAGCCTGAACTTCACTGTGTTCAGCTCTGGATCTGCACCAGAACCTCCGACATTAACGAGAAAAATTAAACAGGTTACACAACAGATTATCATCTCGTTGCAAATCGTGTGTGTCatcgtcttcttcttctgccaGAACGCGGTGACGTTTGTGGACGACAGTTTCCCTCCTGGTCCAAAGTCCGTCGGCTTCCCATTGGACGACAGCGTCCAGCATCGGGTCAAGAAGTGGCTTCGTCCACAGGAAATCAGCTGCGCCGCCTTCAGAGACCGCGGCGTGAAGTGGACCGTTTTCCGCACGCTGCGTCCGTCCGACATCCTGCAGGGGCTTCTGGGTAACTGCTGGTGAGCTGATTATGCTGTCACATAGTttattattgattattattCCCAGGATTTATTTCTGGATGATTGTTTAAGCACATTAAAAGAAGACTGTGTTCGGAGAGCAGGTTCCTGAGCGCCTTGGCTGTTCTGGCGGAGCGGCCGGAGCTGGTGGAGAAGGTGATGGTGACCCGCTCGCTGTGCGCAGAGGGAGCCTATCAGGTGCGTCTGTGCAAAGACGGCTCGTGGACGACGGTGCTGGTGGACGACATGCTCCCGTGTGACGAGAGCGGCCACCTCCTCTTCTCTCAGGTGAAATTGTTCACGTGATGTGTGGTTGGTGTTGGAAAAAGGTCTCGGCTCAAAACACGGGGAAAAGTCCAGAGTTATCCTCTTCTTCCTTTGTGCTCTGCAGCGCCACCCAGTGGCCTGAATTACACCTTACACATTGAATTACACATTAAAAGAAGAGGCGATTCCTGTAGCATCATGGGTATTCCTCCATATCTGAGGCATTTCTGTTTAAAGGCACTTTGTGTGATTGCCCGCTGCAGAATTCAGCTTCACCACCAGAGGGCAGCGTTTTATTACTGCCTGAGTTCGGATGTTTTATCTGTGGAAGAATATCCTTTAGATTTTTTACAGGTTTCGActgcagtaaaataatttctgttcaCCACACCGTACTtcacagcattttgagttcaggCATGAAATGAGCAGCAGTTAGCTAACAGGTGTTTTATCTCTTGGAGTAGGTGAAGAAAACTATCCCTGGATTACTTTAATACTTTAATGCATCTTAGAACTTGGAGGTTTCTAATGGAAGTCCTGACGTGTCCACTCTCATGTCCTGTTAGCCTGCTTTTGTCAGTAATGATGAGATCAGGATCAGGAACAGGCTTCAGGTTCTCTGATTAGGTGTGAGCACATATGTGCACTTCCTCTTCTCGTCATGATGTTAAAGCTTTGATCCTCTCCATCCTCCCCTTCTCTGTGTCTCCAGGCCCAGAGGAAGCAGCTGTGGGTGGCTTTGATTGAAAAGGCTCTGGCCAAGCTCCACGGTTCCTACTTTGCTTTGCAAGCCGGCCGTGCCATCGAGGGCCTCTCCACCCTGACCGGGGCCCCCTGCGAGTCGCTGGCCCTTCAGGTCAGTGCCACCAACCCCAAAGAGGAGCCCATCGACACGGACCTGATCTGGGCCAAGATGCTGAGCTCCAAAGAGGCTGGGTGAGAAGTTTGTGGGAAGGCTGAAGTGCTCTGAGAGGACGGAGCTGTTTCTTTAAGCTCGGTTAACCCCGCCTCTGTTCGTGCTGCTGTTAGGTTCCTGATGGGGGCGTCCTGCGGTGGAGGTAACATGAAGGTGGACGACGCGGAGTACGAGTCTCTAGGTTTACGTCCGCGACACGCGTACTCTGTGCTCGATGTGCGGGACGTTGACGGCCACAGGTGAGGCTTCGAGGTTGCTTCGTTGGTTACCGTTCTCGTTATCGCTGCTCCTGGTTAGCGTTAGCTGGATTCTCATTATAgtttagtaaaaaaaataaaacatatataataataataataataataataataatacattttatttaaaatagtgCCTTTCAGAGcacccaaggacactgtacaataaataaaagagatatatttaaaaacaaacaaacagagaaactgGGAATATACACAATAATAAGAGTAACAGATAAAAGTTAAGAGCATgcagaggtttaaaaaaaatgaacacagaAGCTGAGAAACCTGCAGATCCTCCAGCAGTGAGTCATAGTTTACAGCCTGATGCTCAAACTGATTGTCTCTGTGGATAAAGAATGATAAAATATCTATAACACACCTGTTTGAATTGGATTAAAGCTAAGTTTAGCGTTAATAGGGGCGTGGcttctttgactgacaggtggatgtgCATTTGTCCCCCTCAGTAAAAACAGGAAAGACTTCCTTCCACTGCCTGTATGTGGTGTTGGAAACCTGGTGCCTGGTTTTGGAGTTTTTCCATAAACAACGTTTCAAACATAAATTAATGCAGAAAAATTCACCACAAATCAAAGAAGCCCCACCTACTCAGCTCCACCCTCTCATCCACATACAGTCATTCTGTGTCCAAAACACTGACGGTCAGACAGACACGCTGATGACATCACTCTCTGAGTCTCTGTTTGAAGTTAACAGTTACAAAGTCGACCAAAGAGACACAGGGCGGAGACAAAGAGACGCCACAAGACCAAAAAGGAGACGCAAAGCAAACTGAGAGCAGAACAAAGTGCAGCAGGGAGTCGAACACCCGGCCACACGACATGAAacctgaccacacacacacgagcacaCATCCATCCTGAACAGACACAAATAAGAGCAGCagagacaaactgcacaaacaGCAGAGACTCGATGTCTGCAGTCATGTGTGCCTCCATCAGTCAGAGTGACTTGCTCCTGCGTGGGACAGGCGGGGGTGTTTTTTCCAAGTCTGAGCCCGGAGGCTCTGCTTTTATCATCCATCAAAACTCCCACAGTATAAATGCAGCAGGTCTGCAGAGGAGCGCTGCCTTAAGGACACATTCAGAGAACAAATGTTCCTCTCAGCATCACTCCATTAACCGCTTCATCATTCACACGCATACAGGATGTTTCCTCAAACCTACAGCGGCGACTGCTGCGAGCTACAGGGAGGAGGATCCGCAGGAGGAGGTCGAACTGCAAGAGAAACCCTCGAGGGAACGGGAGGCTGATTACTCACAAACGGATGCAGGAGCGGTGTTTTTCTGTCAGTGGGGTTGGAGGTGGAGTCTGCAGACGCTTGAAAAAGTTTGAAAGAACAGCTCTGAGATGTCTCC includes:
- the LOC134626577 gene encoding calpain-15-like isoform X2, coding for MGSSSSSLADEAEDDAAPRGAALPPSPIMGCLRSSQSTFLPRQLPRPGRHRERSFSSGSMPIQRSQWACGCCTFLNAAGAPRCSICEAPRQGPDARWMWPGASREDDGWACPRCTLANPPDSLACNLCGYARASAEAQPRPQRSSSCSGPLRMSWTETCRPQSRKQPQDADKSGLAWECSRCTLQNTPTSMSCSACGGPRKLSLPQIPAEALLVPDVCEDPGARRAEPAAAALSLSISARGESLPAEALHPNTSSSVLTAPPAGHNNPVPCSRREVPPPDVGLSQAQSTSSPSILAVSHPSTQPELLAGRRLSILKEEMSPLSPASDASMSFSLAVHRMEEWACPACTLINRLESKHCQACHTPQQLKAELFPRRKESRLVEALRQSDEGAAKELWENIVSFCRENAVTFVDDSFPPGPKSVGFPLDDSVQHRVKKWLRPQEISCAAFRDRGVKWTVFRTLRPSDILQGLLGNCWFLSALAVLAERPELVEKVMVTRSLCAEGAYQAQRKQLWVALIEKALAKLHGSYFALQAGRAIEGLSTLTGAPCESLALQVSATNPKEEPIDTDLIWAKMLSSKEAGFLMGASCGGGNMKVDDAEYESLGLRPRHAYSVLDVRDVDGHRLLQLRNPWGRFSWTGAWADDWPDWPPQLKRELCAQRAEDGLFWMDFWDFTRYFDSVDICKIHSDWQEVRVPGVFPRAADVPVSVVSITVLERTAMELALFQQGSRRWDTAESHLLDLCVLVFRVAYDSAGTLTLGRLLAHSRRSVRRFVGCDVMLEPGEYAVLCCAFNHWHSCITEGGVSCGRSEAPGYVLAVYSSRLVMVEQVTASSTTIADAIIQLAETKGERHEGREGMTCYYLTHGWAGLIVMVENRHPRHHLHVSCDCSDSFNVVSTRSSLKTIDSIPPLHRQVLVVLSQLEGNAGFSITHRLAHRKAVQASLGNWSPSKATHSPALSPETAGLHRPRPL
- the LOC134626577 gene encoding calpain-15-like isoform X1 — encoded protein: MGSSSSSLADEAEDDAAPRGAALPPSPIMGCLRSSQSTFLPRQLPRPGRHRERSFSSGSMPIQRSQWACGCCTFLNAAGAPRCSICEAPRQGPDARWMWPGASREDDGWACPRCTLANPPDSLACNLCGYARASAEAQPRPQRSSSCSGPLRMSWTETCRPQSRKQPQDADKSGLAWECSRCTLQNTPTSMSCSACGGPRKLSLPQIPAEALLVPDVCEDPGARRAEPAAAALSLSISARGESLPAEALHPNTSSSVLTAPPAGHNNPVPCSRREVPPPDVGLSQAQSTSSPSILAVSHPSTQPELLAGRRLSILKEEMSPLSPASDASMSFSLAVHRMEEWACPACTLINRLESKHCQACHTPQQLKAELFPRRKESRLVEALRQSDEGAAKELWENIVSFCRENAVTFVDDSFPPGPKSVGFPLDDSVQHRVKKWLRPQEISCAAFRDRGVKWTVFRTLRPSDILQGLLGNCWFLSALAVLAERPELVEKVMVTRSLCAEGAYQVRLCKDGSWTTVLVDDMLPCDESGHLLFSQAQRKQLWVALIEKALAKLHGSYFALQAGRAIEGLSTLTGAPCESLALQVSATNPKEEPIDTDLIWAKMLSSKEAGFLMGASCGGGNMKVDDAEYESLGLRPRHAYSVLDVRDVDGHRLLQLRNPWGRFSWTGAWADDWPDWPPQLKRELCAQRAEDGLFWMDFWDFTRYFDSVDICKIHSDWQEVRVPGVFPRAADVPVSVVSITVLERTAMELALFQQGSRRWDTAESHLLDLCVLVFRVAYDSAGTLTLGRLLAHSRRSVRRFVGCDVMLEPGEYAVLCCAFNHWHSCITEGGVSCGRSEAPGYVLAVYSSRLVMVEQVTASSTTIADAIIQLAETKGERHEGREGMTCYYLTHGWAGLIVMVENRHPRHHLHVSCDCSDSFNVVSTRSSLKTIDSIPPLHRQVLVVLSQLEGNAGFSITHRLAHRKAVQASLGNWSPSKATHSPALSPETAGLHRPRPL